The following are encoded in a window of Synergistaceae bacterium genomic DNA:
- a CDS encoding DUF4160 domain-containing protein, translating into MRYIFWTNEGEPREPVHVHIAIGQPGPNATKIWITKDGKAIVANNNSRIPEKGLRRLIEAIKDDIGTIIEAWLDYFGEIRYFC; encoded by the coding sequence ATACGTTATATTTTCTGGACGAATGAAGGAGAACCTCGCGAGCCTGTGCATGTACATATTGCTATAGGACAGCCCGGCCCAAATGCTACAAAGATATGGATAACGAAAGACGGCAAAGCCATTGTAGCCAACAACAATTCACGGATTCCTGAAAAAGGACTGCGGAGGCTGATTGAGGCAATAAAAGATGACATCGGTACTATCATTGAAGCGTGGCTGGATTATTTTGGCGAGATAAGATATTTCTGCTAA
- the mtnA gene encoding S-methyl-5-thioribose-1-phosphate isomerase: MNILTYETVSLDENQSALLILDQTKLPGHVKILRLTDIRDIWNAIKTLQVRGAPAIGIAAAFGLYLSARNITASNYPAFMAGLKDAKDYLNSARPTAVNLSWALNRVYSVAEASADKAIPEIIEALRLEALAIKSEDTETCRKIGEYGLTLIHDGDGILTHCNAGQLATSKYGTALAPIHLGREKGMNFRVYCDETRPLLQGARLSAFELVADGVDTTLICDNMASQVMKEGRVSAVFVGCDRLAANGDCCNKIGTSGLAIMAKYYGVPFYVFCPASTIDMTIQTGAEIVIEQRNPDEVTEMWYSKRMAPDGVKVYNPAFDVTDNSLIAGIVTEYGIARPPYIDSLREILTTGATASNPSP; this comes from the coding sequence ATGAACATACTGACATATGAAACTGTGTCGCTTGACGAAAATCAGTCCGCCCTTCTCATTCTCGATCAGACGAAACTGCCCGGCCATGTCAAAATTCTCCGCCTGACTGACATCCGGGACATATGGAACGCCATCAAGACCCTTCAGGTCAGGGGCGCGCCCGCAATTGGAATAGCCGCCGCATTCGGGCTGTACCTGTCAGCAAGAAACATCACCGCAAGCAATTACCCCGCGTTCATGGCCGGACTCAAAGACGCAAAAGACTACCTCAATTCCGCCCGGCCTACAGCCGTCAATCTCTCGTGGGCGTTGAACCGGGTATACTCAGTCGCAGAAGCCAGCGCAGACAAAGCCATTCCCGAAATCATAGAGGCACTAAGGCTTGAGGCTCTCGCGATAAAGTCAGAGGACACAGAAACATGCAGGAAGATCGGCGAATATGGCCTGACATTGATACACGACGGGGACGGAATTTTGACACACTGCAACGCCGGACAGCTCGCCACGTCAAAATACGGCACCGCATTAGCACCCATACACTTGGGACGCGAGAAGGGAATGAATTTCCGCGTTTACTGCGACGAAACAAGGCCGTTATTGCAGGGTGCGAGGCTCTCAGCGTTTGAGCTTGTCGCCGACGGAGTCGACACTACATTGATTTGCGACAACATGGCTTCACAGGTCATGAAGGAAGGAAGAGTCAGCGCGGTTTTTGTCGGGTGCGACAGGTTAGCGGCCAACGGGGACTGCTGCAACAAAATCGGAACATCGGGACTCGCGATCATGGCGAAATATTACGGCGTTCCCTTCTACGTTTTCTGCCCCGCGTCAACAATAGATATGACAATTCAGACAGGCGCGGAAATTGTGATTGAGCAAAGGAATCCCGATGAGGTTACAGAAATGTGGTACTCAAAGAGAATGGCTCCCGATGGCGTGAAAGTTTACAATCCTGCGTTTGATGTTACGGATAATTCATTGATTGCGGGGATTGTTACTGAATACGGGATCGCGAGGCCGCCATATATTGACAGCCTCCGGGAAATTCTCACGACAGGAGCGACCGCCAGTAATCCGAGTCCTTAA
- a CDS encoding riboflavin synthase has translation MFTGLIETIGTVKSFSRKGTYYTLSIESEISGELSLGQSVSVSGACLTVTRNDSHVFDVEMMQETFSRTWFGRGLHAGTRVNLERAMRLTDRLDGHLVLGHVDGVAVLKEIRGTDTKEAVFVPEDSDLLRGIVEKGSVAVDGISLTVIDAGTRSFSVGIIPATLGATTLGGLKAGGIINLETDILGKYVARLSEFGTGVKDSDYWRSLLS, from the coding sequence ATGTTCACCGGACTTATAGAGACGATCGGGACGGTAAAGAGTTTCAGCAGGAAGGGAACGTATTACACTCTCAGCATTGAGTCTGAAATTTCTGGTGAATTGTCGCTCGGTCAGTCCGTCAGTGTGAGCGGGGCATGTCTGACAGTAACGCGGAATGACTCGCACGTGTTCGATGTTGAGATGATGCAGGAGACATTTTCGCGGACATGGTTCGGGCGGGGACTTCATGCGGGGACGAGGGTCAATCTTGAGCGGGCTATGAGGCTGACAGACAGATTAGACGGTCATTTAGTGCTGGGACATGTTGACGGTGTAGCGGTTCTGAAGGAGATTCGCGGGACTGACACGAAAGAGGCCGTATTTGTCCCGGAAGACTCAGACTTATTGCGGGGAATCGTGGAGAAGGGATCCGTTGCGGTTGACGGAATCAGCCTGACAGTGATTGACGCGGGGACTCGCTCGTTCTCTGTCGGAATTATCCCTGCAACTCTGGGCGCGACGACTCTGGGAGGGCTTAAAGCCGGAGGAATAATCAACCTTGAGACGGATATTCTTGGGAAATATGTTGCGAGGCTTTCGGAGTTTGGGACGGGCGTTAAGGACTCGGATTACTGGCGGTCGCTCCTGTCGTGA
- the ribD gene encoding bifunctional diaminohydroxyphosphoribosylaminopyrimidine deaminase/5-amino-6-(5-phosphoribosylamino)uracil reductase RibD yields the protein MSAKIFPEAVTIHTQYMSRALSLAKNGLRMTSPNPMVGCVIVKDGRIIGEGWHHQYGHPHAEIEAINDAHNHGENVRGATVYVTLEPCSHYGKTPPCANRLVAEGVAEVIIAMRDPNPKVNGKGIDILRESGIKVTELKDFEAEAKFLNRGFVFVHKYGRPFVSLKAAISLDGRMNLPNGASKWITGIESRTESHRMRAENDAVLVGVGTVLSDDPELTVRHVAGINPVRVILDSRLTTPTSAKVIGHDGKCIIITAEGADRQKAEALTDIGAEIAEVKSSGGHVGIHSALEYLAGRGILTLMAEGGPGILGALLHEGVADYIRLFIAPKIFGGGKTIDAGMNFADVKSAFTLTNPITRTAGDDTVIEGRLSCSPDL from the coding sequence ATGTCAGCAAAAATTTTCCCGGAGGCGGTAACAATTCACACTCAATACATGTCCCGCGCTTTGTCGCTGGCAAAAAACGGACTCCGAATGACATCCCCGAATCCTATGGTAGGCTGCGTAATCGTGAAGGACGGACGCATAATCGGCGAGGGCTGGCACCATCAGTACGGCCATCCTCACGCGGAAATTGAAGCCATAAATGACGCGCATAATCACGGCGAAAATGTCCGGGGAGCAACGGTGTATGTTACTCTTGAGCCTTGCTCCCATTACGGGAAGACTCCCCCCTGCGCGAATCGTCTTGTCGCTGAAGGAGTCGCAGAGGTCATAATTGCCATGAGAGACCCGAATCCCAAAGTCAACGGAAAAGGGATAGACATTCTCCGCGAGTCTGGGATAAAGGTTACGGAGCTGAAAGATTTTGAGGCTGAAGCGAAATTCCTCAACCGGGGATTCGTTTTCGTCCACAAATACGGGCGGCCATTCGTCAGCCTGAAGGCGGCAATTTCTCTTGATGGGCGAATGAATCTGCCGAACGGCGCAAGCAAATGGATAACAGGGATCGAGTCCCGCACAGAATCCCACAGAATGAGGGCGGAAAATGACGCTGTATTAGTGGGAGTCGGCACTGTCCTTAGCGATGACCCCGAATTGACCGTGAGACATGTTGCGGGGATTAATCCTGTCCGCGTGATTCTGGACTCGCGTCTGACGACTCCCACGTCAGCAAAAGTTATCGGCCATGACGGGAAATGTATCATCATCACGGCGGAAGGTGCAGACCGTCAGAAGGCAGAAGCATTGACGGACATAGGCGCGGAAATCGCAGAGGTGAAATCATCCGGGGGTCATGTCGGCATTCATTCGGCACTGGAATATTTAGCGGGGCGGGGGATTCTGACACTCATGGCCGAGGGCGGGCCGGGTATATTGGGCGCGTTGCTTCATGAGGGAGTCGCGGACTACATACGGCTGTTCATTGCCCCTAAAATTTTCGGCGGGGGGAAAACTATTGACGCTGGTATGAATTTTGCTGACGTAAAATCGGCCTTCACACTCACGAATCCAATCACGCGCACAGCAGGCGATGACACGGTAATAGAAGGGAGATTGTCATGTTCACCGGACTTATAG
- a CDS encoding tripartite tricarboxylate transporter substrate binding protein produces MKKFLCSVLAVMLVLSCAAFASTEWKFERKVTIVCPWSVGGGADSTLRPMANLLKPILGQEVEIVNVTGGNGVTAVEYVYKQPADGYTYMLGTQSLFMQDIQGTTSMNFKDEFIPVARLVHAINVITASKKAMDRKGYKTFSEMIEYVKKNPFEVSVGMLTSTGLDGASLKQALEGLDILDVSYPSGSEMNSALVGGHIDIMVTGTDEIEGLIAAGDVVPLLALSEKRMKRYPDVECSVELGINSVLGPARGIFAKKGTPKEAIDVLVAAIEKASQDPQWQAFLVQGCYDERPGFAGPAEYGADCEKDYRLLSDYLKSEGVLKKDYYK; encoded by the coding sequence ATGAAAAAATTTTTGTGTTCAGTGCTTGCTGTAATGCTTGTGCTGTCATGCGCGGCGTTCGCTTCCACTGAATGGAAGTTTGAGCGCAAGGTTACCATCGTTTGCCCGTGGAGTGTCGGCGGGGGTGCTGACTCGACTCTCAGGCCGATGGCAAATTTGTTGAAGCCCATTCTCGGCCAAGAGGTTGAAATCGTGAATGTTACGGGCGGAAACGGAGTTACGGCGGTTGAGTATGTCTACAAGCAGCCGGCGGACGGCTATACGTACATGCTTGGGACTCAGAGTCTTTTCATGCAGGACATTCAGGGAACAACGTCAATGAACTTCAAGGACGAATTTATCCCCGTAGCAAGACTCGTTCACGCAATCAACGTAATAACAGCCTCGAAAAAAGCAATGGATCGCAAGGGCTACAAGACATTCTCAGAAATGATTGAGTACGTCAAGAAAAATCCGTTTGAGGTCAGCGTAGGTATGTTGACAAGCACGGGGCTAGACGGCGCGTCATTGAAGCAGGCTCTTGAGGGTCTCGACATTCTTGATGTTTCGTATCCTTCCGGCTCTGAAATGAACTCGGCACTTGTCGGCGGGCATATTGACATTATGGTAACAGGCACTGACGAAATAGAGGGACTCATTGCGGCCGGGGATGTCGTTCCGCTCCTTGCGCTGTCAGAAAAGAGAATGAAGCGTTACCCGGATGTTGAATGCTCGGTTGAGCTGGGAATCAATTCGGTGTTAGGGCCTGCAAGGGGAATTTTCGCCAAGAAGGGAACACCGAAAGAAGCTATTGATGTCCTTGTCGCGGCAATCGAGAAAGCGTCCCAAGATCCTCAGTGGCAGGCGTTCCTTGTGCAGGGGTGCTACGATGAGAGACCCGGATTCGCGGGGCCTGCTGAATATGGAGCGGACTGCGAGAAGGATTACAGGCTGCTTTCTGATTACCTCAAATCAGAAGGCGTGCTGAAGAAAGATTACTACAAATAG
- a CDS encoding tripartite tricarboxylate transporter TctB family protein codes for MFELICNVLLWLGLLYSYFFHVLEAPIPDRTARNPYTLKPDVWPKAIIILLLICIAINIINIIRKNRNNPDFSFASMFNINVKRWLGMAIIIGASFVLEPLGYMATCCLVLFLYGLLLGQTHVFRLAIFSVVITFVLYVVFSVLLSVNLPRGTIEACRNFSLYVEGIVASVQSALGM; via the coding sequence GTGTTTGAATTAATCTGCAACGTTCTATTATGGCTGGGACTCCTCTATTCTTACTTCTTCCACGTCCTAGAAGCACCAATCCCCGACCGAACAGCCCGCAACCCCTACACACTGAAGCCGGACGTTTGGCCGAAAGCAATCATCATACTGCTACTCATCTGCATAGCAATCAACATCATCAACATCATCCGCAAGAACAGGAACAACCCGGATTTCTCGTTCGCGTCAATGTTCAACATCAACGTAAAACGCTGGCTCGGTATGGCAATCATCATCGGCGCAAGTTTTGTGCTTGAGCCTCTCGGCTATATGGCTACGTGCTGCCTTGTGCTGTTCCTTTACGGGTTATTGCTGGGACAAACTCACGTGTTCAGGCTCGCAATATTTTCTGTGGTGATTACGTTCGTTCTTTATGTCGTGTTCAGCGTGTTGCTGTCGGTGAATCTTCCGCGAGGGACGATTGAAGCCTGTCGCAACTTCTCACTTTACGTTGAAGGCATTGTAGCTTCTGTTCAGTCAGCATTAGGCATGTAG
- a CDS encoding tripartite tricarboxylate transporter permease, with amino-acid sequence MTTWELFTNGFSVLMDPYTFLMVVFAIVVGTIFGALPGVSATMAVALGLPFTYSMQPVPAIVFLVAIYCSSITGGSITAILFKIPGVPSSAPTTFDGYPMAQRGEAGKALGIALGSSAIGGLVSALAMLTLSPQLTQAALSFSPSDIFAITFMGLSILTCLDSKNILRTLISGLLGLLLACVGQDPMYAVQRLTFGSGELIAGLEMIPVLIGIFAVTEVLKQTKKRDKLTADESTASVNTKMPSFREWWGIKWLLARCSVIGTIIGILPGAGATIASFLCYSSETKLSKHPEKFGTGIIDGIAASETANNAATGGAMVPLLSLGIPGGNAAAVMMSALVLKGVQLGPLLLVNQPQYLSATFASMVVTNILMVIVAIAIAKVFAQILAVPYSYLGPIIIMLAIIGSYATNMSIADVKIMAIAGVIGLIISACHFNSAALILGLVLGVICEGNFSRAYTISRANLVNMFARPVAGTLMVISLVLLVWPIVSSLFRKKEA; translated from the coding sequence ATGACAACTTGGGAATTGTTCACAAACGGCTTCAGCGTATTGATGGATCCCTACACATTTTTGATGGTGGTGTTTGCGATTGTTGTCGGGACGATATTCGGGGCATTGCCCGGAGTCAGCGCGACAATGGCGGTGGCACTGGGACTCCCGTTCACGTACTCAATGCAGCCAGTTCCGGCGATAGTGTTCCTTGTGGCTATCTACTGCTCATCAATCACGGGCGGAAGCATTACGGCAATCCTCTTCAAGATTCCCGGTGTACCATCGTCAGCACCTACGACATTTGACGGCTACCCGATGGCGCAGAGGGGCGAGGCGGGGAAGGCTCTCGGAATCGCGTTAGGGTCGTCAGCAATCGGCGGACTCGTTTCGGCTCTCGCAATGCTGACATTATCACCGCAATTGACACAGGCGGCATTGTCATTCAGCCCGTCAGACATTTTTGCGATTACGTTCATGGGACTCTCAATCCTGACATGCCTCGACAGCAAGAACATTCTGCGGACTCTGATTTCCGGCCTCTTGGGACTCCTGCTTGCGTGCGTGGGACAGGATCCTATGTACGCGGTACAGCGACTCACATTCGGGAGCGGTGAACTTATTGCGGGACTCGAAATGATTCCCGTGTTAATCGGAATATTCGCCGTAACAGAAGTACTCAAGCAGACAAAGAAGCGCGACAAGCTCACAGCCGACGAGAGCACAGCCAGCGTAAACACAAAGATGCCATCATTCCGCGAATGGTGGGGGATCAAATGGTTGCTCGCAAGATGTTCTGTCATTGGTACGATAATCGGCATACTTCCGGGGGCTGGTGCTACGATAGCTTCATTCCTGTGCTACTCAAGCGAGACGAAACTCTCAAAGCACCCGGAGAAATTCGGAACGGGAATCATTGACGGTATAGCCGCCTCCGAAACCGCCAACAATGCCGCAACGGGCGGAGCAATGGTGCCGTTACTGTCTCTCGGTATTCCGGGCGGTAATGCCGCGGCGGTAATGATGAGTGCGCTTGTGCTGAAGGGCGTACAGTTAGGGCCGCTGTTACTCGTAAATCAGCCTCAGTATCTCAGCGCAACATTTGCTTCAATGGTCGTAACAAATATATTGATGGTCATCGTTGCGATTGCGATTGCGAAAGTGTTTGCGCAGATTTTGGCGGTGCCGTATTCATATCTTGGGCCGATAATAATAATGCTTGCGATAATCGGATCATACGCAACGAACATGAGCATTGCTGACGTGAAAATCATGGCGATTGCGGGCGTGATAGGTCTCATAATTTCTGCGTGCCACTTCAACAGCGCGGCATTGATTCTCGGACTCGTTCTCGGCGTGATATGCGAGGGGAACTTCAGCAGGGCTTACACGATTTCGCGGGCTAACCTCGTGAACATGTTTGCGCGTCCTGTTGCTGGTACGTTGATGGTAATCAGCCTTGTGCTTCTTGTGTGGCCGATAGTGTCATCACTCTTCAGGAAGAAAGAAGCGTAA
- a CDS encoding DUF4160 domain-containing protein, whose amino-acid sequence MPEISRFYGIRIYMYYDEHNSPHFHAKYDGEEAEYNFDGDLLKGSMPARITKIIAGWAVLHSRELEENWEDARDGRELTSIRGLK is encoded by the coding sequence ATGCCGGAAATTTCACGGTTCTACGGAATCAGAATCTACATGTATTATGATGAGCATAACTCGCCTCACTTCCATGCAAAATATGACGGTGAAGAAGCCGAATACAATTTTGACGGCGATCTGCTGAAAGGCTCAATGCCTGCGCGAATCACAAAGATAATTGCAGGATGGGCAGTACTTCATTCACGGGAGCTTGAAGAGAACTGGGAGGACGCAAGAGACGGACGCGAATTGACAAGCATAAGGGGGCTGAAATAA
- a CDS encoding DUF2442 domain-containing protein: MGCHECPDAVKVEPLNDYVLKVEFADGTIKARDFSDHFNKGVFRKLRDISFFRKAHAEDGAIVWDDTLDCAPEHVYYHE; the protein is encoded by the coding sequence ATGGGATGCCATGAATGCCCCGATGCTGTGAAAGTTGAGCCGCTTAATGATTATGTGCTGAAGGTTGAATTTGCTGACGGAACAATAAAGGCCCGTGATTTCTCAGATCATTTCAATAAAGGAGTCTTCCGAAAACTGCGCGATATATCATTCTTCAGGAAAGCTCATGCTGAAGATGGCGCAATAGTTTGGGATGACACATTAGACTGCGCCCCCGAACACGTATATTATCATGAATAG
- a CDS encoding prepilin-type N-terminal cleavage/methylation domain-containing protein produces the protein MFYNNTQGQQYAKKGFTLVELLIVIIVIGILSAMMMISAGEIIATTTATTVISNLKNLKAAVTFWYIDNPDKIEKQSNNGAYLVKYNGHKSPVQEFWESREDKDYRDTSGFKAEVLRYMSNIPGVRASGSGYGTDKKSAAITSGAYRLNDNDGKNKRNQWFIGYVISDGKDGGNSTLKRKFAERAKSFGLLQTNNKNSAPYTNGDVVWMMILQL, from the coding sequence ATGTTTTATAACAATACGCAAGGCCAACAATACGCCAAAAAAGGCTTCACACTCGTTGAGCTTCTGATTGTTATTATTGTAATCGGCATTCTCTCGGCCATGATGATGATTTCAGCGGGCGAGATCATCGCAACGACAACAGCGACAACCGTCATAAGCAACCTGAAGAATCTTAAGGCAGCTGTAACGTTCTGGTATATCGACAACCCGGACAAAATAGAGAAACAGTCTAACAATGGCGCATATCTTGTTAAATATAACGGCCATAAAAGCCCGGTGCAGGAATTTTGGGAGAGCAGAGAAGACAAAGATTACCGTGATACAAGTGGCTTCAAAGCGGAAGTGCTTCGCTACATGAGCAACATTCCCGGAGTCCGTGCGAGCGGCTCAGGGTATGGAACTGACAAGAAATCCGCGGCTATTACATCGGGAGCTTACCGCCTGAATGACAACGATGGCAAAAATAAAAGAAATCAATGGTTCATAGGCTACGTGATTTCTGACGGCAAAGACGGAGGAAACAGCACCCTCAAACGGAAATTCGCAGAACGCGCAAAATCTTTCGGACTCCTTCAGACGAACAATAAAAACAGTGCACCCTACACAAACGGCGATGTAGTGTGGATGATGATACTTCAGCTTTAA
- the citD gene encoding citrate lyase acyl carrier protein, whose protein sequence is MELKAAGTAGTLESSDIMITLEPKDSGGIDLTLESSVLNQYGRQIKAEVLASLERLGVKNAKVIVNDHGALDCTIKARVECAFYRGCGVDMDGKFDWGGVIR, encoded by the coding sequence ATGGAGTTAAAAGCGGCTGGCACTGCCGGGACTCTTGAGTCGAGCGACATAATGATAACGCTTGAGCCAAAAGACAGCGGCGGAATCGATTTGACGCTCGAAAGCTCTGTTCTCAATCAGTACGGCAGGCAGATAAAAGCAGAGGTGCTTGCCTCACTCGAAAGGCTCGGCGTGAAGAACGCAAAAGTCATCGTAAACGATCACGGCGCATTGGACTGCACAATCAAAGCCCGCGTTGAGTGCGCGTTCTACAGGGGCTGCGGCGTTGACATGGACGGCAAATTTGACTGGGGAGGAGTGATTCGCTAA
- a CDS encoding HpcH/HpaI aldolase/citrate lyase family protein yields the protein MSLPRPKPERFRLRRTMMFMNAQKPGLIKDAYIYGADSIMLDLEDAVAENQKDSARFSLYHALKEIDYGDTEVIVRINGLDTPHWKEDIRVCVAGGCDGIRIAKTESAQDVKTVDAAVTEAEKEFGVEVGRTLLMAALESPKGVLNAYEICQASPRLFGVALSGGDYRKCMQVKVIPGGIEMLFARGLMLNAARAAGIQCFDTVFTNLNDDEGFRAEVKQNVEMGFDGKSLINPKQIPIVHEMLAPTQKEIAEAEKIVRAFREHAKEGVGVFTLDNGKMIDIAFVPGAERVIKLAKASGIYEGDL from the coding sequence ATGAGTTTACCGAGACCGAAGCCGGAGAGATTCCGTCTCCGCAGAACAATGATGTTCATGAACGCACAGAAGCCCGGACTCATCAAGGACGCATACATTTACGGGGCAGACTCCATAATGCTCGACCTTGAGGACGCTGTAGCAGAAAATCAGAAGGACAGCGCAAGATTCTCACTCTATCACGCGCTCAAAGAGATTGATTACGGCGACACAGAAGTTATCGTGCGTATCAACGGACTCGACACTCCTCACTGGAAGGAAGACATCCGGGTCTGCGTTGCGGGAGGGTGCGACGGAATCAGAATCGCAAAGACCGAGTCAGCTCAGGACGTTAAGACAGTTGACGCGGCAGTAACAGAAGCTGAGAAAGAGTTCGGAGTCGAGGTCGGAAGGACTCTTCTCATGGCCGCGCTTGAGAGTCCCAAAGGTGTGCTTAACGCTTACGAGATCTGCCAGGCTTCACCGAGATTATTCGGCGTTGCTTTGTCGGGCGGAGATTACCGCAAGTGTATGCAGGTCAAAGTCATTCCCGGCGGAATAGAGATGTTATTCGCCCGCGGGTTAATGCTCAATGCGGCGAGGGCTGCGGGGATTCAGTGCTTTGACACGGTATTCACGAACCTTAACGATGACGAGGGATTCAGGGCTGAAGTCAAGCAGAATGTAGAAATGGGCTTTGACGGTAAATCACTCATCAACCCGAAACAGATTCCCATCGTCCATGAAATGCTCGCCCCGACTCAGAAGGAAATCGCAGAGGCAGAAAAGATTGTGCGGGCATTCCGCGAACACGCAAAAGAGGGAGTCGGAGTCTTCACGCTCGACAACGGGAAAATGATTGACATCGCATTTGTCCCCGGCGCAGAGAGAGTCATAAAGTTAGCGAAAGCCAGCGGAATTTACGAGGGGGATCTTTAA